The following coding sequences lie in one Notolabrus celidotus isolate fNotCel1 chromosome 6, fNotCel1.pri, whole genome shotgun sequence genomic window:
- the tgm2l gene encoding protein-glutamine gamma-glutamyltransferase 2, with the protein MANHRGLITNVDLRSHENNLFHRTREIDRERLIVRRGQPFSITLQCSDSLPPKHHLEVVLHLGKRDEVVIKVQSGHGARDKWWFSHQGAQDEMLLTLHSPADAIIGQYHLAVLVMSLDGRIVDKTEKTQFHLLFNPWCKDDVVYLPDESQLQEYVMNEDGVIFMGTWNSINSIPWNYGQFEDNVMDICLEVLDNSKDALKNSLDDIKQRSDPVYVSRMITAMVNSNGDKGVLMGRWHEPYSGGVAPYRWTGSVPILRQWSRAGAKAVQYGQCWVFAGVACTVLRCLGIPTRLITNFDSAHDVDGNLSVDFLLNERLESFDREGKGDSSWNFHCWVESWMRREDLPRGNDGWQVLDPTPQELSDGEFCCGPCPVTAIKEGNLEVKYDAPFIFAEVNADIVHWIIKPNGQKQKIKSDQGSVGKNISTKSIFGDYRDDVTLHYKYPEGSKKEREVYEKAGRRVTQPTNESAEPAQLQVSIKNARPVFGTDFDVIVEVKNEGVREAHAKMTMLAMAVTYNSLHRGECQRQTTNVTVPPHKVHREVLRLHYDDYGRCVSEHHLIRMKALLETSGEDEPIMAMANIPLSMPEVLVQVPGKAFVWEPVTAYLSFTNPLPVPLKGGVFTVEGAGLLSNTEIQVKGDISPGQKVSVKFAFSPVRTGVRKLLVDFDSDRLKDVRGVATVVVRKKYTTVFTRYH; encoded by the exons ATGGCCAATCATAGGG GTTTGATAACCAATGTGGATTTAAGAAGCCATGAAAACAACTTGTTCCACCGTACCAGAGAGATTGATCGGGAGCGTCTGATCGTCCGCAGGGGTCAACCTTTCTCCATTACCCTGCAGTGCTCTGACTCTCTGCCCCCCAAACATCACCTAGAGGTCGTTCTGCACCTTG GTAAGAGAGATGAGGTGGTGATCAAGGTTCAAAGTGGCCATGGTGCCAGAGACAAGTGGTGGTTTAGTCATCAGGGAGCACAGGATGAAATGCTCCTGACCCTTCATAGTCCTGCTGACGCTATCATCGGTCAGTACCATCTGGCTGTGTTAGTGATGTCGTTGGATGGGCGCATTGTGGATAAGACTGAAAAAACTCAGTTTCACCTGCTCTTCAACCCATGGTGCAAAG ATGATGTGGTGTACCTCCCTGATGAGAGTCAGCTCCAGGAATATGTCATGAATGAGGATGGGGTCATATTCATGGGGACCTGGAACTCCATTAACAGTATTCCTTGGAACTATGGACAG tttGAAGACAATGTGATGGACATCTGCCTTGAAGTCTTGGACAACTCTAAGGATGCCCTGAAAAACTCACTGGATGACATTAAACAGAGATCAGACCCTGTCTATGTCAGCAGGATGATCACTGCGATG GTGAACTCTAACGGTGACAAGGGCGTGTTGATGGGTCGCTGGCATGAGCCGTACTCTGGAGGAGTAGCGCCCTATCGGTGGACGGGCAGTGTGCCGATCCTCAGACAGTGGAGCAGAGCTGGAGCGAAGGCTGTGCAATATGGACAGTGCTGGGTGTTTGCTGGGGTTGCTTGCACAG TGCTGCGCTGTTTAGGAATCCCAACACGCCTCATCACAAACTTTGATTCAGCTCATGATGTGGATGGAAATCTCTCTGTGGACTTCCTGCTGAATGAAAGACTGGAGAGTTTTGACAGAGAAGGCAAGGGGGACAGCAGCTG GAACTTTCACTGTTGGGTTGAGTCCTGGATGAGGAGAGAGGACCTCCCAAGAGGAAATGATGGCTGGCAGGTTTTGGACCCCACCCCTCAAGAACTGAGTGAtg GTGAGTTTTGCTGTGGTCCATGTCCAGTGACGGCCATCAAGGAGGGAAATCTTGAAGTAAAATACGACGCTCCATTTATATTTGCTGAGGTGAATGCTGACATCGTCCACTGGATCATCAAACCAAATGGTCAAAAGCAGAAG ATCAAATCAGACCAGGGGAGTGTGGGGAAGAACATCAGCACCAAAAGCATTTTTGGCGACTACAGAGATGATGTCACACTACACTACAAATATCCTGAGG GCTCCAAAAAGGAGAGGGAGGTGTATGAGAAAGCAGGGCGTCGGGTCACACAGCCGACCAATGAGAGTGCAGAACCAGCACAACTGCAGGTGTCAATCAAGAATGCCAGACCTGTGTTTGGGACGGACTTTGATGTGATTGTTGAG GTGAAGAATGAAGGAGTCCGAGAGGCCCATGCTAAGATGACCATGCTGGCCATGGCTGTAACTTACAATTCTCTCCACCGAGGCGAGTgccagagacaaacaaccaacGTGACAGTGCCGCCTCACAAAG tccaCAGGGAAGTGCTACGTCTGCATTATGACGACTACGGCAGGTGTGTGTCCGAGCATCATCTGATCAGGATGAAGGCACTCTTGGAAACTTCTGGGGAGGACGAGCCCATCATGGCTATGGCAAACATCCCACTGAGCATGCCTGAAGTCCTCGTGCAA GTACCAGGGAAGGCTTTTGTTTGGGAACCAGTGACAGCCTACTTGTCCTTCACCAATCCTCTACCAGTTCCTCTGAAAGGTGGTGTGTTCACTGTGGAGGGGGCTGGCCTGCTGTCTAACACAGAGATCCAGGTTAA AGGTGATATATCTCCAGGACAGAAAGTGTCTGTGAAGTTTGCCTTTTCGCCCGTGCGGACCGGAGTGAGGAAGCTCCTGGTGGACTTTGACTCTGACAGACTGAAGGACGTGAGGGGAGTTGCTACTGTGGTTGTCCGCAAGAAATACACCACTGTATTCACTAGATATCATTAA